Genomic window (Leptotrichia sp. oral taxon 212):
AAAATAGTCTTTCTGGATAGAATAACAGCAGGACCGATTGAACTTAAAGAAAGATTTTCAAAATATGGAGAGTACATTGAATATGATGATACGAATCCGGAGAAAATTGTCGAAAGAATAAGTGATGCAGATGTAATAATAACAAACAGGATTAAGTTGAGAAAGGAGCATTTTGAAAAGGCTCCTAAATTAAAGCTGATTCTTATAACAGCTACAGGATTTAATCATATTGACATAGAAGGTGGAAATGAAAAAGGAATAAAAACTGCCAATGTATCAGATTATTCTACAAATTCAGTGGCACAGCTTGCAATCACTTATCTGCTGAATGAGCTGACCCCGATAACAGAATATAGTAAAGAAGTGAAGAATAACAAATGGCTGGATATAACTATTCCTGAATTTCAAAGTTATCCTGTGAACGATGCTGAAGGGAAAATTCTTGGAATAGTTGGATTTGGAACTATTGGGAAAAAGGTAGCGGCAATAGCGGAAATTTTGGGAATGGAAGTAATGATTGCAAAAATTCCCGGAAGAAATTATGATGAAAATAAACCTCAAAATATTCATGAAAAAAGATATGATTTAGATGAAGTACTTGAGAAATGTGATATTTTAACACTTCATACGCCTTTGACAGAATTAACAAGGAATTTGATAAATCTTGAAAGAATGAAGAAAATGAAAAAAAGTTCGATAATATTGAATTTGGCAAGGGGTCCTGTTATAAATCAGGAAGATCTATATTTTGCACTGAAAAATAAAATAATAAAGTCAGCAGCAATTGATGTTACCAGTGTTGAGCCGATTGAAA
Coding sequences:
- a CDS encoding NAD(P)-dependent oxidoreductase, whose translation is MEKKLKIVFLDRITAGPIELKERFSKYGEYIEYDDTNPEKIVERISDADVIITNRIKLRKEHFEKAPKLKLILITATGFNHIDIEGGNEKGIKTANVSDYSTNSVAQLAITYLLNELTPITEYSKEVKNNKWLDITIPEFQSYPVNDAEGKILGIVGFGTIGKKVAAIAEILGMEVMIAKIPGRNYDENKPQNIHEKRYDLDEVLEKCDILTLHTPLTELTRNLINLERMKKMKKSSIILNLARGPVINQEDLYFALKNKIIKSAAIDVTSVEPIENDSKLFELENLLITPHIAWKSEKSLIRLMDNVENNLKMFLEGKLEGLK